In Mycobacterium sp. Aquia_216, a genomic segment contains:
- a CDS encoding class I SAM-dependent methyltransferase: MADTGLTREHQGEYGYDGSFNRVSPRAQVGGVAGISAVLFAAAGVALARGNRLAAALGAASAVQVLATTASYIYATRRGKFVAWERILDELGLRGDETVLDLGCGRGAVLLAAAKRVPRGRAIGVDLWRADQTDNSQQATLSNADLESVAELIEVHTADMTALPLADESVDAIVSSLAIHNIGTHEGRRKALDEAVRVLRPGARLAIADLWETNRHAAHLRQLGWHNVRRRNLGWRMWFGGPWFATRLVTATKPG; encoded by the coding sequence GTGGCGGACACGGGACTGACGCGCGAGCACCAAGGCGAATACGGATACGACGGGTCTTTCAACAGGGTTTCGCCCAGGGCGCAGGTCGGCGGCGTGGCCGGCATTTCTGCCGTCCTGTTCGCGGCCGCCGGTGTCGCCCTGGCCCGCGGCAACCGGCTGGCGGCGGCGCTCGGTGCGGCCTCGGCAGTCCAGGTGCTCGCGACGACCGCGTCCTACATCTACGCGACGAGACGGGGCAAGTTCGTGGCGTGGGAGCGGATCCTCGACGAGCTGGGGCTGCGGGGCGACGAAACCGTGCTCGATCTCGGATGCGGGCGCGGTGCGGTGTTGCTCGCCGCCGCGAAGCGGGTGCCGCGCGGCCGCGCGATCGGCGTCGATCTGTGGCGTGCCGACCAGACCGACAATTCGCAGCAGGCAACGTTGTCCAACGCGGACCTGGAAAGCGTCGCCGAGCTCATCGAGGTGCACACCGCGGACATGACCGCGCTGCCCTTGGCCGACGAGAGCGTGGACGCCATCGTCAGCAGTTTGGCCATCCACAACATTGGGACCCACGAGGGCCGGCGAAAGGCGCTGGACGAAGCGGTTCGAGTGCTGCGCCCGGGTGCTCGACTCGCGATCGCCGACCTCTGGGAAACGAATCGCCACGCCGCTCATTTGCGCCAACTGGGTTGGCACAACGTGCGGCGGCGCAACCTCGGCTGGCGCATGTGGTTCGGCGGTCCCTGGTTCGCCACCCGTTTGGTCACCGCGACGAAACCGGGCTGA
- the cynS gene encoding cyanase, protein MNRNEITEQIVVARLTRGLTWQELADAIDRPVVWTTSALLGQHPIPAELGKVLAEMLGLEESAVPVLAAPPMRGGLPTAVPTDPTIYRFYEALQVYGPAIKELIHEQFGDGIMSAINFSVDLEKKPHPSGDRIVVTFDGKYLAYDWVSAES, encoded by the coding sequence ATGAACAGAAACGAGATCACCGAACAGATCGTCGTTGCGCGCCTGACGCGCGGCTTGACGTGGCAGGAGCTGGCCGATGCCATCGACCGGCCGGTGGTGTGGACCACGTCGGCGTTGCTCGGCCAGCATCCGATTCCAGCGGAGCTCGGCAAGGTGCTGGCCGAGATGCTGGGTCTCGAGGAGTCGGCGGTGCCCGTGCTGGCGGCGCCGCCGATGCGCGGCGGGCTGCCCACGGCGGTGCCGACCGACCCCACCATCTACCGCTTCTACGAAGCGCTTCAGGTGTACGGCCCCGCCATCAAGGAACTCATCCACGAGCAGTTCGGTGATGGCATCATGAGCGCGATCAACTTCAGCGTCGACCTGGAGAAGAAACCTCACCCCTCGGGCGACCGTATCGTCGTGACCTTCGACGGCAAATATCTTGCCTACGACTGGGTTTCGGCGGAAAGCTAG
- a CDS encoding patatin-like phospholipase family protein, translated as MAKADQCNTVDLVLSGGGVKFIGLVGAVVAIMDAGYSIRRVSGVSAGSVVAAILSAGADRLSSQEVKDLAFSVPLDKWRDAGSVPVLGEAWGLVRGTSLYRGDVAHDWIRSELKNLGVTSFGDLLLDEEQIPKARRSRLVVTVADLTAAQLVRLPWDYRRLYGLDPDEQPVAQAVRASMAIPFFYRPVKLEGVSGATSTLVDGGVLSNFPIDTFDRPDGKAPRWPTFGITVLPRPTEGIGAVMPALKPLRFFAQTALLESLLTTMLAGHDQTHLNQPWVAARAIAVESTNVGVLDFDVPRARLEELYDHGYEAAQEFLSTWDWPTYLKHFRGGGWPLSDPAQG; from the coding sequence ATGGCGAAAGCGGACCAATGCAACACTGTCGATCTCGTGCTCTCCGGCGGCGGAGTGAAATTCATCGGCCTGGTGGGCGCCGTCGTGGCCATCATGGATGCCGGATATTCGATCAGGAGGGTGTCCGGTGTTTCGGCCGGCTCGGTGGTCGCCGCGATTTTGTCTGCCGGAGCTGACCGGCTGAGCAGCCAGGAAGTGAAGGACCTCGCGTTCTCGGTACCGCTGGACAAGTGGCGGGACGCGGGATCCGTCCCGGTGCTCGGTGAAGCCTGGGGGCTGGTGAGGGGAACCAGCCTGTACCGGGGCGATGTGGCGCACGACTGGATCCGCAGCGAGCTGAAGAACCTGGGTGTCACCTCCTTTGGAGATCTACTCCTCGACGAGGAACAGATTCCCAAGGCGCGGCGCTCTCGGCTGGTGGTCACAGTCGCCGACCTGACTGCGGCGCAGCTGGTCAGGTTGCCGTGGGATTACCGGCGGCTCTATGGACTGGACCCCGATGAGCAGCCGGTCGCCCAAGCGGTGCGCGCTTCAATGGCGATCCCGTTCTTTTACCGCCCGGTCAAGCTGGAGGGTGTCAGCGGTGCGACATCGACACTCGTCGACGGTGGCGTGCTGTCGAATTTCCCGATCGACACCTTCGACCGCCCGGACGGCAAAGCTCCGCGGTGGCCCACGTTTGGTATCACGGTTTTGCCGAGGCCTACCGAGGGCATCGGTGCGGTGATGCCGGCGTTGAAGCCGCTGCGCTTTTTTGCACAGACGGCATTGCTGGAAAGCCTGCTCACCACGATGCTGGCCGGCCACGACCAGACCCACCTCAACCAGCCGTGGGTCGCTGCCCGCGCGATCGCGGTCGAATCGACCAATGTGGGCGTGCTCGACTTCGATGTCCCGAGGGCGCGCCTGGAAGAGCTCTACGACCATGGCTATGAGGCCGCCCAGGAGTTCCTTTCGACGTGGGACTGGCCGACGTATCTGAAACACTTCCGCGGCGGCGGTTGGCCGCTATCGGATCCAGCCCAAGGGTGA
- a CDS encoding crotonase/enoyl-CoA hydratase family protein: MSGPVTYSRKDAIAVLRMDDGKVNALGPTMQSALNEAIDQADSDNVGAIVITGNERVFSGGFDLKILTSGETQPAIDMLRGGFELSYRLLSYPKPVVIACTGHAIAMGSFLLSSGDHRVAAHAYNIQANEVAIGMTIPYAALEIMKLRLTRSAYQQATGLAKTFFGETALAAGFVDEIVLPEMVVSRAEEAAQEFASLHQHAHAATKLRARADTLKALRAGIDGIEAEFGL, from the coding sequence ATGAGCGGACCGGTCACCTACAGCCGCAAGGATGCCATCGCGGTCCTCAGGATGGACGACGGCAAGGTCAATGCGCTCGGCCCGACCATGCAGTCGGCGCTCAACGAGGCCATCGACCAGGCCGACAGCGATAACGTGGGCGCGATCGTCATCACCGGCAATGAGCGAGTATTCAGCGGCGGATTCGACCTGAAGATCCTGACCTCCGGCGAGACGCAGCCCGCGATCGACATGCTCAGGGGCGGCTTCGAGTTGTCTTATCGGCTGTTGTCGTACCCGAAACCGGTGGTGATCGCCTGTACCGGACACGCCATCGCGATGGGGTCGTTCCTGTTGTCCTCCGGCGACCACCGGGTGGCGGCGCACGCCTACAACATCCAGGCCAACGAGGTGGCGATCGGCATGACGATCCCCTACGCGGCCCTGGAGATCATGAAGCTGCGGCTGACCCGGTCGGCCTATCAGCAAGCCACGGGGCTGGCGAAGACCTTCTTCGGTGAAACGGCGCTCGCCGCTGGCTTTGTCGACGAGATCGTGTTGCCCGAGATGGTGGTCAGCCGTGCCGAGGAAGCCGCGCAGGAATTCGCCAGCCTGCACCAGCACGCCCACGCCGCAACGAAATTGCGGGCCCGCGCCGACACTCTCAAAGCGCTGCGCGCCGGAATCGACGGCATAGAAGCCGAATTCGGTCTGTAG
- a CDS encoding MBL fold metallo-hydrolase: MTESSADRLYFRQLLAGRDFAAGDVFATQMRNFAYLIGDRQTGDCVVVDPAYAAGELVDAVEADGLHLSGVLVTHHHPDHVGGSMMGFELNGLADLLERTSVPVHVNTHEALWVSRVTGISVDDLTTHEHGDKINIGDIEIELLHTPGHTPGSQCFLLDGRLVAGDTLFLDGCGRTDFPGGDSDEMYRSLQQLAALPGDPTVFPGHWYSVDPSASLTEVKRSNYVYRATNLDQWRMLMGG; the protein is encoded by the coding sequence GTGACAGAATCGTCAGCGGACCGATTGTATTTCCGCCAACTGCTCGCCGGCCGCGATTTCGCTGCCGGCGACGTGTTCGCGACACAAATGCGCAATTTCGCATACCTGATCGGTGATCGTCAGACCGGGGACTGCGTCGTAGTCGACCCGGCGTATGCCGCCGGCGAGCTGGTCGACGCGGTGGAAGCCGACGGCCTGCACTTGTCCGGGGTGCTGGTCACTCACCACCACCCGGACCATGTGGGCGGCTCGATGATGGGCTTCGAACTCAACGGACTCGCCGACTTGCTGGAGCGGACGAGTGTGCCGGTGCACGTGAATACCCATGAGGCGCTCTGGGTTTCGCGGGTCACCGGGATTAGTGTCGACGACCTGACCACCCACGAACACGGCGACAAGATCAACATCGGCGATATCGAGATCGAGCTGCTGCATACCCCGGGTCATACGCCGGGTAGTCAGTGCTTTCTGCTCGACGGCCGGCTGGTTGCCGGTGACACGCTGTTCCTGGACGGCTGCGGACGCACCGACTTTCCGGGCGGCGACTCCGACGAGATGTACCGCAGCCTGCAGCAACTGGCCGCGCTGCCCGGCGATCCGACCGTCTTCCCGGGGCATTGGTATTCCGTCGATCCCAGCGCGTCACTGACAGAGGTCAAACGCTCCAACTATGTGTATCGCGCCACCAATCTTGATCAGTGGCGAATGTTGATGGGCGGCTAG
- a CDS encoding type II toxin-antitoxin system VapB family antitoxin: MLKKVEIEIDDDLVQEAKRRYHLSDAREAVHLALRTLLDDTPDADGDQEDVYDEFSDLSAWLPHRNSDGG, encoded by the coding sequence ATGTTGAAGAAGGTCGAGATCGAGATCGACGACGATCTGGTCCAAGAAGCAAAACGTCGATATCACCTGTCTGATGCGCGCGAGGCCGTCCACCTCGCGCTGCGGACTCTGCTCGACGACACCCCGGACGCAGATGGCGACCAAGAGGACGTTTACGACGAGTTCAGCGACCTCAGCGCGTGGCTACCGCATCGCAATAGCGATGGTGGCTGA
- the rpmG gene encoding 50S ribosomal protein L33 has translation MASSTDVRPKITLACEVCKHRNYITKKNRRNDPDRLELKKFCPNCGQHQAHRETR, from the coding sequence ATGGCTTCCAGTACGGATGTGCGGCCGAAGATCACTTTGGCCTGCGAGGTGTGCAAGCACCGCAACTACATCACCAAGAAGAACCGCCGCAACGACCCGGACCGGCTGGAGCTGAAGAAGTTCTGCCCGAACTGCGGCCAGCACCAGGCGCATCGCGAGACGCGCTAA
- the hadA gene encoding (3R)-hydroxyacyl-ACP dehydratase subunit HadA, with the protein MPLTANIVGMHYRYPDYYEVEREKIREYASAVQNRDAWFFEEDAAAELGYKGLVAPLTFCCVFGYQAQTAFFKHANVAVQDAQIVQVDQVLKYFKPLVAGDRLYCDVYVDSMRISHGTQIIVTKNIITNEDGETIQETYTTLAGRAGEDGEEGFTDATA; encoded by the coding sequence GTGCCGTTGACCGCAAACATCGTCGGGATGCACTATCGCTATCCCGACTACTACGAGGTGGAGCGGGAGAAGATCCGCGAGTATGCGTCGGCCGTGCAAAACCGCGACGCGTGGTTCTTCGAAGAGGACGCCGCGGCCGAACTCGGATACAAGGGCCTGGTGGCCCCGCTGACGTTTTGCTGTGTGTTCGGCTACCAGGCTCAGACGGCGTTCTTCAAGCATGCCAATGTCGCGGTCCAGGATGCCCAGATCGTCCAGGTCGACCAGGTGCTGAAGTACTTCAAGCCGCTGGTGGCGGGCGACCGGCTCTACTGCGACGTATACGTCGATTCGATGCGGATTTCACACGGCACGCAGATCATCGTGACCAAGAACATCATCACCAACGAAGACGGGGAGACTATCCAGGAGACTTACACGACCCTGGCGGGCCGTGCGGGCGAGGATGGAGAAGAGGGATTTACTGATGCCACTGCGTGA
- the hadB gene encoding (3R)-hydroxyacyl-ACP dehydratase subunit HadB, with translation MPLREFSSVKVGDQLPEKTYPLTRQDLVSYAGVSGDLNPIHWDDEIAKVVGLDTAIAHGMLTMGIGGGYVTAWVGDPGAVTEYNVRFTAVVPVPNDGKGAELVFTGRVKSVDPESKSVVIAISATTGGKKIFGRAIASAKLA, from the coding sequence ATGCCACTGCGTGAGTTCAGTTCGGTGAAGGTGGGCGACCAGCTTCCGGAGAAGACCTACCCGCTCACGCGCCAGGATCTGGTTAGCTATGCGGGAGTTTCGGGTGACTTGAACCCGATCCACTGGGACGACGAGATCGCCAAGGTCGTCGGACTGGACACCGCGATCGCGCACGGCATGCTGACCATGGGAATTGGCGGCGGTTACGTCACCGCGTGGGTCGGGGATCCCGGTGCGGTCACCGAATACAACGTGCGATTCACGGCAGTCGTGCCGGTGCCCAACGACGGGAAGGGCGCCGAGCTGGTCTTCACCGGTCGGGTGAAGTCTGTCGATCCGGAGAGCAAGTCGGTGGTCATCGCAATCAGCGCCACTACCGGGGGCAAGAAGATCTTCGGACGGGCCATCGCGTCGGCCAAGCTGGCGTAG
- the hadC gene encoding (3R)-hydroxyacyl-ACP dehydratase subunit HadC: MALKTDIRGMVWRYPDYFVVGREQLREFARSIKNEHPAYYDEAAAAELGYDAIIAPLTLVTIFAKYVQLDFFRHVDLGMESLVIVQVEQRFVFNRPILAGDKLWGRMDVVSVNERFGADIVLTKNICTDDEGEVVMEAYTTLMGQYRAPTTEDDDIQLRWDSESGQVVRTV; this comes from the coding sequence ATGGCGCTCAAAACCGACATCCGCGGCATGGTCTGGCGGTATCCGGATTACTTCGTCGTGGGCCGCGAACAGCTACGTGAGTTCGCCCGGTCCATCAAGAACGAACACCCCGCTTACTACGACGAGGCCGCGGCGGCCGAGCTCGGCTACGACGCGATCATCGCGCCGCTGACCCTCGTCACGATCTTCGCCAAGTACGTGCAGCTGGATTTCTTCCGCCACGTCGACCTGGGCATGGAGAGCCTGGTGATTGTCCAGGTTGAACAGCGGTTCGTCTTCAACAGGCCGATCCTGGCGGGCGACAAGCTGTGGGGGCGGATGGACGTCGTGTCGGTCAACGAGCGTTTCGGCGCCGACATCGTCCTTACCAAAAACATCTGCACCGACGACGAAGGTGAAGTGGTGATGGAGGCCTATACCACGTTGATGGGGCAATACCGGGCCCCGACCACCGAGGACGACGACATCCAGCTCAGATGGGACAGTGAATCCGGGCAGGTCGTCAGAACGGTGTAA
- the secE gene encoding preprotein translocase subunit SecE: MSDEGLDVPAANDAARDGGDTDDSTTGGRTAVVTKPVSRPQRPTGKRSRQRVADTDVDEESSDEVEDSKEAKKSPAAKKAGADKKAKKPKKSGDGTANPFVFVYSYLKQVVAEMRKVIWPNRKQMLTYTSVVLVFLAFMVALVGLTDLGLTKLVLLVFG; this comes from the coding sequence GTGAGCGACGAGGGCCTCGACGTCCCTGCTGCCAACGACGCCGCACGCGACGGCGGTGACACCGACGACAGCACGACCGGTGGTCGGACGGCCGTCGTGACCAAGCCCGTGAGCCGTCCGCAACGCCCGACCGGTAAGCGGTCCCGGCAACGAGTGGCCGATACCGACGTCGACGAAGAGTCCTCGGACGAGGTCGAGGACTCCAAGGAGGCCAAGAAGTCTCCGGCAGCCAAGAAGGCCGGAGCTGACAAGAAGGCCAAGAAGCCGAAGAAATCCGGGGACGGTACGGCTAACCCGTTCGTTTTCGTCTACAGCTACCTCAAGCAGGTCGTTGCAGAGATGCGGAAGGTGATCTGGCCGAACCGCAAGCAGATGCTCACCTACACCTCCGTCGTGCTGGTGTTCCTCGCCTTCATGGTGGCGCTGGTCGGCCTTACAGATCTTGGCCTGACCAAGCTGGTGTTGCTGGTGTTCGGCTGA
- the nusG gene encoding transcription termination/antitermination protein NusG has translation MTTFDGDTSAGEAVDVDEPAEVVEATETAEDHAAQEAPAPAESAEDADPAAALKADLRSKPGDWYVIHSYAGYENKVKANLETRVQNLDVGDYIFQVEVPTEEVTEIKNGQRKQVNRKVLPGYILVRMDLTDDSWAAVRNTPGVTGFVGATSRPSALRLDDVVKFLLPPGAAKKPAKGAATTAAAAEAGGLERPVVEVDYEVGESVTVMDGPFATLPATINEVNAEQQKLKVLVSIFGRETPVELTFTQVSKI, from the coding sequence GTGACCACCTTCGACGGTGACACGTCCGCCGGTGAAGCGGTGGACGTAGACGAGCCCGCCGAGGTCGTCGAGGCCACTGAGACCGCAGAGGACCACGCGGCCCAGGAGGCCCCTGCGCCCGCGGAATCGGCCGAGGACGCCGACCCGGCCGCCGCACTCAAGGCAGACCTGCGTAGCAAGCCCGGCGACTGGTACGTCATCCACTCCTACGCGGGATACGAGAACAAGGTGAAAGCCAACCTCGAGACCCGTGTGCAGAACTTGGATGTCGGCGACTACATCTTCCAGGTGGAAGTGCCCACCGAAGAGGTCACCGAGATCAAGAACGGCCAGCGCAAGCAGGTCAATCGCAAGGTGCTGCCGGGCTACATCCTGGTGCGCATGGACTTGACCGACGACTCGTGGGCCGCGGTGCGCAACACCCCCGGCGTGACCGGATTCGTCGGTGCGACGTCTCGTCCGTCGGCGCTACGGCTCGACGACGTGGTGAAGTTCCTGCTGCCGCCGGGTGCGGCCAAGAAGCCCGCCAAGGGTGCGGCCACCACCGCCGCCGCCGCCGAGGCCGGTGGGCTGGAACGCCCGGTGGTCGAGGTCGACTACGAAGTGGGCGAATCGGTCACGGTCATGGACGGACCGTTTGCCACGCTGCCGGCCACGATCAACGAGGTCAACGCCGAACAGCAGAAGCTCAAGGTGCTGGTGTCCATCTTCGGCCGCGAAACGCCGGTGGAACTGACCTTTACCCAAGTCTCCAAGATCTAG
- the rplK gene encoding 50S ribosomal protein L11, with product MAPKKKVVGLIKLQITAGQANPAPPVGPALGQHGVNIMEFCKAYNAATESQRGNVIPVEITVYEDRSFTFALKTPPAAKLLLKAAGVGKGSAEPHKTKVAKVTWDQVREIAETKKTDLNANDIDAAAKIIAGTARSMGITVE from the coding sequence ATGGCCCCGAAGAAGAAAGTCGTTGGGCTGATCAAGCTCCAGATCACCGCGGGGCAGGCCAACCCTGCGCCGCCGGTGGGACCCGCGCTGGGCCAGCACGGTGTCAACATCATGGAGTTCTGCAAGGCATACAACGCCGCGACGGAAAGCCAGCGCGGCAACGTCATCCCGGTGGAGATCACGGTCTACGAGGACCGCAGCTTCACGTTCGCGCTCAAGACGCCGCCCGCCGCCAAGCTGCTGCTCAAGGCCGCCGGCGTGGGCAAGGGCTCGGCCGAGCCGCACAAGACCAAGGTCGCCAAGGTCACCTGGGATCAGGTGCGCGAGATCGCCGAGACCAAGAAGACCGATCTCAACGCCAACGACATCGATGCTGCCGCCAAGATCATCGCCGGCACCGCTCGGTCGATGGGCATCACCGTCGAATAG
- the rplA gene encoding 50S ribosomal protein L1 has translation MSKNSKAYRAAAEKVDRDNLYTPLEAAKLAKETASTKQDSTVEVAIRLGVDPRKADQMVRGTVNLPHGTGKTARVVVFAVGDKAEQAQAAGADLVGSDDLIEKIQGGWLEFDAAIATPDQMAKVGRIARVLGPRGLMPNPKTGTVTPDVAKAVSDIKGGKINFRTDKQANLHFVIGKASFDEKNLAENYGAAIDEVLRLKPSSSKGRYLKKITVSTTTGPGIPVDPSVTRNFAEA, from the coding sequence ATGAGCAAGAACAGCAAGGCTTACCGCGCCGCCGCCGAGAAGGTCGACCGGGACAACCTGTACACCCCGCTCGAGGCGGCCAAGCTCGCCAAGGAGACGGCCTCGACCAAGCAGGACTCCACCGTCGAGGTGGCGATCCGGCTGGGCGTTGACCCGCGCAAGGCCGACCAGATGGTCCGCGGCACGGTCAACCTGCCGCACGGCACCGGCAAGACCGCCCGCGTCGTGGTGTTCGCCGTCGGCGACAAGGCCGAGCAGGCGCAGGCCGCCGGCGCCGACCTTGTCGGCAGTGACGACCTGATCGAAAAGATCCAAGGCGGCTGGCTGGAATTCGACGCCGCGATCGCGACCCCTGACCAGATGGCCAAGGTGGGTCGTATCGCGCGCGTGCTGGGTCCGCGCGGCCTGATGCCGAACCCCAAGACCGGCACCGTGACGCCCGACGTCGCCAAGGCCGTGTCCGACATCAAGGGCGGAAAGATCAACTTCCGCACCGACAAGCAGGCCAACCTTCACTTCGTGATCGGCAAGGCCTCGTTCGACGAGAAGAACCTCGCGGAGAACTATGGCGCCGCGATCGACGAGGTGCTGCGGCTCAAGCCGTCGTCGTCCAAGGGGCGGTACCTGAAGAAGATCACCGTGTCGACGACCACCGGCCCGGGCATTCCGGTCGACCCGTCGGTCACCCGCAACTTCGCCGAGGCCTAA
- a CDS encoding RNA polymerase sigma factor, with protein MSTLDGVFRREWGPAVAALARWSGDLTIAEDAVQEACAEALRSWPRDGMPDSPGGWLVTVARNRARDRLRRESIRAGKELAALRSYLDDIRARTDHTDPHPVRDDELRMMFTCAHPALDRPSQLALTLRLVSGLTVAEIARALLQTEPAIGQRITRAKNKIRHANIPLRVPPAELLGERTPHVLGCVYSVFTEGYWSTAGSSAIRDELCDEGVRLAGELCSLMPDEREAHALAALTLLHDSRRATRMDGTGMLVPLEDQDRRKWDRGRIACGLDRLRQAEGSTGPYLPQAVIAALHATAPSWEQTDWITICLAYDRLLDLTGSPVAGANRALAVGLRDGPDAGLEALDEVARDPRLTRSNLVATVRADLLRRAGRPSEALTWYRTALEAGGSEPGRDFLRRRIAECGG; from the coding sequence ATGTCCACCCTGGACGGCGTCTTCCGCCGGGAATGGGGTCCCGCCGTAGCCGCGCTCGCGCGGTGGTCCGGCGACCTCACCATCGCCGAGGACGCCGTCCAGGAGGCCTGCGCCGAGGCGCTGCGCAGCTGGCCCCGCGACGGCATGCCCGATAGCCCCGGCGGGTGGCTGGTGACCGTCGCCCGTAACCGTGCGCGGGACCGGCTGCGCCGCGAATCTATCCGTGCCGGAAAGGAATTGGCGGCCTTGAGAAGCTACCTGGACGACATCAGGGCGCGTACCGACCACACCGACCCGCATCCGGTTCGCGATGACGAGCTGCGGATGATGTTCACCTGTGCGCATCCGGCGCTGGACCGGCCGTCGCAGTTGGCCCTCACGCTGCGGTTGGTGTCCGGGTTAACCGTCGCCGAGATCGCCCGCGCACTGCTGCAGACGGAGCCGGCCATCGGTCAGCGAATCACGCGCGCCAAGAACAAGATTCGCCATGCCAACATCCCGCTGCGGGTGCCGCCGGCGGAGCTGTTGGGCGAGCGGACACCGCACGTACTCGGTTGCGTGTATTCCGTCTTCACCGAGGGCTATTGGTCGACCGCGGGCTCGTCGGCGATTCGTGACGAACTGTGCGACGAAGGCGTTCGGCTGGCGGGCGAGCTGTGCAGTCTGATGCCAGACGAACGTGAGGCGCACGCGTTGGCCGCCCTGACGCTGTTGCATGACTCGCGGCGGGCAACGCGGATGGACGGCACGGGGATGCTGGTGCCACTCGAGGACCAGGACCGCCGCAAGTGGGACCGCGGCCGCATCGCCTGCGGCCTGGACCGGCTGCGGCAGGCCGAGGGTTCGACGGGCCCCTACCTGCCTCAGGCGGTGATCGCCGCGCTGCACGCGACGGCGCCGTCGTGGGAGCAGACCGACTGGATAACCATCTGCCTGGCCTATGACCGGCTCTTGGACCTCACCGGTTCGCCGGTGGCGGGCGCCAACCGCGCGCTGGCGGTGGGCCTGCGCGACGGCCCCGACGCCGGTCTCGAGGCGCTGGACGAAGTGGCGCGCGATCCCCGGCTGACCCGCTCGAATCTGGTCGCGACGGTCAGGGCCGATCTGCTGCGGCGCGCGGGACGTCCCAGCGAAGCGCTCACCTGGTATCGAACGGCGTTGGAGGCAGGCGGTTCTGAGCCGGGCCGCGACTTCTTGCGGCGACGTATCGCCGAATGCGGTGGATAG
- a CDS encoding YciI family protein — translation MQYFALLISKEQDRPADDPAAAMAAWQNFHAKAGPAIKSGDALAPAAAAAVITGGPDAPIVTDGPFAESAEVACGYYVFEAENLDQALALARDIPLATYGAVEVWPAVHSIEPSRRLTGNDWLALLLEPAASAHTPGTPEWEAVAAKHADLHAAAGDHVVGGAALHDRSTATTVRVRDGQVLITDGPYVEGAEIATGIYLLAAADRDEAIKVASMIPASTVQVRQLAGISAL, via the coding sequence GTGCAATATTTCGCGCTGTTGATCAGTAAAGAGCAAGACCGTCCGGCCGATGATCCAGCCGCCGCGATGGCAGCCTGGCAGAACTTCCACGCCAAAGCCGGCCCGGCGATCAAATCCGGAGACGCGCTGGCCCCGGCTGCCGCTGCGGCGGTCATCACCGGCGGCCCGGATGCGCCGATCGTCACCGACGGCCCCTTCGCCGAATCCGCCGAGGTGGCCTGCGGCTACTACGTGTTCGAAGCGGAAAACCTCGACCAGGCGCTGGCCCTGGCGCGCGACATCCCGCTCGCCACTTATGGGGCCGTGGAAGTGTGGCCCGCGGTCCACTCGATTGAGCCGTCCCGCCGGCTCACCGGCAACGACTGGCTCGCGCTGCTGCTGGAACCCGCCGCTTCCGCGCACACACCCGGCACACCGGAATGGGAGGCAGTGGCGGCAAAGCACGCAGATCTGCACGCGGCCGCGGGCGATCACGTAGTCGGCGGCGCCGCACTGCACGATCGGTCCACGGCGACGACGGTACGGGTGCGCGATGGACAGGTCCTGATCACCGACGGTCCATATGTGGAGGGCGCCGAAATCGCCACCGGGATCTACCTGCTTGCCGCGGCGGATCGCGACGAGGCCATCAAGGTCGCTTCCATGATCCCCGCCTCGACGGTGCAGGTGCGGCAATTGGCTGGAATCTCGGCACTCTAA